ATTTAGGTAAGCCACCCAGCTAGGTCACTGGGCCAATTAGTATATAACAATttgcagaaaatattgttcagaaagaaattatgcaatataatacaatagtttaaaaataaacgaaatagatAATCAGTTTTGTAGGATTGTTTGCTTTCTGAAAGTTTGTACGGATGGTGAAAGTAGGTATTTGTAAAAGGATGtcgaaaatataatctttctgtctgcttttattaatttactttttccttATATAGCCATGGATTAAGATTACACTACATACATAGACACACtgaattttgttctttaattaacAAAGCTTTTCTCACAATGTTTAAGTATTGATGTATTGattctgtatttattttacgatcagAGATTTTTAGTGAGTATAATGACGATATTAGAGCAAGCGTCGTAATAGCCTTTAATATTATTGGACATTTAATCAGAGTGTCagttaagtaaaaaatttcaagaagtCGTCAATTATCGattacatgaaatattaaactgTTTATCATTAAAACATCCCCTTACCATATCTAAGAATAAATTTACTCGGCAAACAAAAATACAGTTAAAATCACATATCTGAACGTATCTTATTTTTTGTGCATCCATTTTTCTTACTAATGTtacctaaaaatatttcgaagatatgcttaacgaaatttcattcttgactttccaattattttaactTCTTCACGAGCAACTTTTTTGATAACCATCATATCCCATACCTTAACATCAAATACACTAaatgttttacaataaataaatatcttatcaCTTGCATTATGTCACAACCAATTTCTatcgttgtaaattaatacagACTCCTAAAACACGTTATAAGTGTTTTCACAAAATGTTATCAGAAAGCGTGtatagaaaaagatttcaaaaacTTTGATATACTTTAGCCAATCTTTGGTTTATAACACTCCTTTCCTCTATTGACGTGAACGTTCTCTCCGACTTTGTTTTTCCGTTTGTCGGAAAGATAAGattcgaagaagaattttccaaatagGATTAAATAACTGAAGTAGATGGCGAaaccaaatataaaatttttacgcgTAATGTAGCATTCAAGTCCACAACTTTCTCGATAATAGTAAGCCGCAATAGTTGCAACGCAACCAATCACCATTTGTACCAGCTGCATCGTAGTAATCATCATGGCAATGTCTTTTGGTACTTTGTATTGCATTGCTTTCAAAGCATAATAAGAATACATCCAGGAATGAACAAAGTAGTTCATTACGACATACCACCTTGTGGCTGCTGTAGTCTCCACATATGTGAACCAAGAGAAAAGAACAACAGTTAAATGATggtaaaaatgtagaaatatcaATGGTTGCTTTCGTAACACAATGAAGATCGTATCGCCAAATTCTAGGACCTTTGATAGGACAAATACCCATGTCCAAAAGCCAGAAACATGATCTTGCAAAAGGTGgctgaaaagaaaataattccattCTTATTGTATATCACAgattaacatatttaaaatatcgattcaTTTTGTGAATATGACATTTAAATCAAAACCATGTATTATGTCCCatataatgaaacaataaGAACTTTGTTATTTTGATTTGGAAATATAATCATACAATGTGTATAGTATAGGTCGATATGTTGCGAATTGGTAGACATAACTGATTATATCAATCGATAAAACTCATTtcagaaacaaatttatacgtGAAATCTTTttagagaattattataagaataatatcgTAAACAACTATTAAAAATGTGTTTCCTATTTCACTAACGCTTTCCACATATCAATATTCACTAAATACCGAgcataagaaattatttcatataacaattcatttcattaataattattttttaaaatcgcCATTCacctgaaaatatattaaaaggtaaaaatatgaaagtagCATTACCTAGGTTTGCAAATACTGTAGTAAAACCCATGATGTCTCAATGTAAAGAACATTTCCGGTGCTGTTCTACAAAATCCGATAATGGAGAACACTGCAAGCAATCCACTCCATAATGCAAGCGGACGCTTCAAGTCAAACTTTGGTCTGCTCGACATGTAGTACTTGCCGCCAAAAATTAGGATCACGTAAATAATACAGCAGTAGTAGCAGTACTGAAAATTATTCTGGAACCATTTTTGAGAGTCTGGATAAAAGTAGTTTTTTTCGAAGTTGAAGACATGCGAGTAGGTAGGTTCAATGATCTGCGGAGAATCCTTTCTAttcatc
This is a stretch of genomic DNA from Bombus pyrosoma isolate SC7728 linkage group LG16, ASM1482585v1, whole genome shotgun sequence. It encodes these proteins:
- the LOC122576174 gene encoding elongation of very long chain fatty acids protein 6-like — protein: MNRKDSPQIIEPTYSHVFNFEKNYFYPDSQKWFQNNFQYCYYCCIIYVILIFGGKYYMSSRPKFDLKRPLALWSGLLAVFSIIGFCRTAPEMFFTLRHHGFYYSICKPSHLLQDHVSGFWTWVFVLSKVLEFGDTIFIVLRKQPLIFLHFYHHLTVVLFSWFTYVETTAATRWYVVMNYFVHSWMYSYYALKAMQYKVPKDIAMMITTMQLVQMVIGCVATIAAYYYRESCGLECYITRKNFIFGFAIYFSYLILFGKFFFESYLSDKRKNKVGENVHVNRGKECYKPKIG